Proteins from a genomic interval of Nautilia sp. PV-1:
- a CDS encoding TetR/AcrR family transcriptional regulator: MKLYYNNRKKGVKVSKEEKKELIMKTALNLFAKQGFYNTTIADIAKEMGMSVGNMYNYFPSKESLAKELLIYTSKKFGDEIRKINEMDISSKEKIRHIVELYFNMALNAPELVDYFMRVYLSNKEIFANGCEGMLCVSAFVTEIMIFFEEGVRKKELKNQDFFAAFGLFMGYVGGLAFLNKEGILSKPLLEYVEPVSENIYNALKA; this comes from the coding sequence ATATTATAATAATAGAAAAAAAGGCGTAAAAGTGAGTAAAGAAGAAAAAAAAGAACTGATAATGAAAACTGCTCTTAATCTTTTTGCCAAGCAAGGTTTTTACAATACTACAATCGCTGATATAGCGAAAGAAATGGGAATGAGTGTTGGAAATATGTACAATTATTTTCCTTCTAAAGAGTCTTTAGCCAAGGAACTGCTGATTTATACTTCTAAAAAATTCGGAGATGAAATCAGAAAAATAAACGAAATGGATATAAGCAGCAAAGAAAAAATAAGACATATTGTCGAACTCTATTTTAATATGGCTTTAAACGCGCCGGAATTAGTGGATTATTTTATGAGAGTTTACCTGTCCAATAAAGAAATATTTGCAAACGGATGTGAGGGAATGCTCTGCGTATCTGCTTTTGTAACGGAAATTATGATATTTTTTGAAGAAGGTGTAAGAAAAAAAGAGCTTAAAAACCAGGATTTTTTTGCGGCGTTCGGTCTTTTTATGGGATATGTGGGAGGACTGGCGTTTTTAAATAAAGAAGGTATTCTTTCTAAACCTCTGTTGGAATATGTAGAACCTGTAAGCGAGAATATATACAATGCGCTCAAAGCTTAA